One Desulfobulbus propionicus DSM 2032 DNA segment encodes these proteins:
- the trpS gene encoding tryptophan--tRNA ligase, producing the protein MKRILSGIQPSGKLHIGNYFGMMHPMVRHMETAELYVFIVDLHALTSVHDRDRLRQGTLEAAADFLALGLDPERCIFWVQSDVPEVCELSWLLSVLTPMGLLERCHAYKDKVAKNIAASHGLFAYPVLMAADILLYQAEVVPVGKDQKQHVEVARDIAIRFNNTFGETFVIPEPEIDETTAIVPGLDGQKMSKSYDNTIPIFLDEKALRKRVMAIQTDATPVEAPKDPSTCNLYALLKLFAPEDKMREVHDLYINGGAAYGYLKQDLFELINDYFAPARARKKELLDNPDYLRQILAKGAEKARAKATVTLERVRDRMGLKY; encoded by the coding sequence ATGAAACGAATACTGTCGGGAATTCAACCCTCCGGAAAACTTCATATCGGCAACTATTTTGGCATGATGCATCCCATGGTCCGCCACATGGAGACCGCGGAGTTGTATGTGTTTATCGTTGACCTGCATGCCCTGACCTCGGTCCATGACCGCGACCGGCTGCGGCAGGGGACCCTGGAGGCGGCGGCCGATTTTCTCGCCCTCGGCCTTGACCCGGAGCGCTGCATCTTCTGGGTGCAGTCCGATGTGCCCGAGGTGTGCGAGCTGTCCTGGCTGTTGTCGGTCCTGACCCCCATGGGGTTGCTGGAGCGCTGTCACGCTTATAAGGACAAGGTGGCCAAGAACATCGCGGCCAGCCACGGGCTGTTTGCCTATCCGGTGCTGATGGCCGCCGACATCCTCCTGTACCAGGCCGAGGTGGTGCCGGTGGGCAAGGACCAGAAGCAGCATGTGGAGGTGGCGCGCGACATCGCCATCCGCTTCAACAACACCTTTGGCGAGACCTTTGTCATTCCGGAACCGGAGATCGACGAGACCACGGCCATCGTCCCTGGCCTTGACGGCCAGAAGATGTCCAAATCCTACGACAACACCATCCCCATTTTTCTCGACGAGAAGGCGCTGCGCAAACGAGTCATGGCCATTCAGACCGATGCCACCCCGGTGGAGGCGCCCAAGGACCCGAGCACGTGCAACCTCTACGCCCTGCTCAAACTCTTTGCCCCGGAAGACAAGATGCGGGAGGTGCATGATTTGTATATCAACGGCGGGGCAGCGTACGGCTATCTCAAACAGGATCTGTTTGAACTGATCAACGACTATTTTGCTCCGGCCCGCGCCAGGAAGAAGGAGTTGCTCGATAACCCCGATTATCTGCGCCAGATTTTGGCCAAGGGAGCGGAAAAGGCTCGGGCCAAGGCGACCGTGACCCTGGAGCGGGTCCGCGATCGCATGGGACTGAAATATTGA
- a CDS encoding nucleotide exchange factor GrpE, whose amino-acid sequence MIDETKEQGPVGEQQTTEAPADLSDVETITGEDSTPESEAETLQRQLDESRDQLMRIAAEFENYKKRMERERGKLLKYAGENILRDLLTTLDNLDRAVEQGNAEAEDDSKKLEAMLQGIELTRKGLVATMERYGVEPLAAIGLSFNPDEHDALTMEASDEVPANHVLREFAKGYRFKDRVLRHAQVVVSSGPGKAA is encoded by the coding sequence GTGATAGACGAGACAAAGGAACAGGGACCTGTCGGTGAACAGCAGACTACAGAAGCTCCCGCGGACCTGAGCGATGTGGAGACTATTACAGGGGAGGACAGTACCCCGGAGTCCGAGGCGGAGACCCTGCAGCGGCAACTGGACGAAAGCCGCGATCAGCTGATGCGGATTGCCGCCGAATTCGAGAACTACAAAAAACGGATGGAGCGGGAACGGGGCAAGCTGCTCAAGTACGCCGGCGAAAATATTCTTCGCGACCTGTTGACCACCTTGGATAACCTTGATCGCGCTGTCGAGCAGGGCAATGCCGAGGCCGAGGACGACAGCAAGAAACTGGAGGCCATGCTCCAAGGAATCGAGTTGACCCGAAAGGGGCTGGTGGCCACGATGGAACGCTATGGCGTGGAACCGTTGGCCGCCATTGGTTTGAGCTTCAACCCGGACGAGCACGACGCCCTGACCATGGAGGCCAGCGACGAGGTACCGGCCAACCATGTGCTGCGTGAATTCGCCAAAGGCTACCGTTTCAAGGATCGGGTGTTACGCCATGCCCAGGTGGTCGTGTCCAGCGGACCGGGAAAAGCGGCTTGA
- a CDS encoding pyridoxal phosphate-dependent aminotransferase: MRTDILHIGAGELNYEIRNIVCVGEKLQKLGVQVNWENIGDPIAKGEQVPDWMKEIVAEAVREDTSYAYSPTKGLLSAREYVAACTNRMGGVQIDADDVIFFNGLGDAISKVFGFLKPTARVIVPTPSYTTHSSAEAAHASDQPVTYILDPNHLWYPDLEDIENHIKYNPAVAGILVINPDNPTGAVYPADVMRAIVEICEKNDLFIICDEIYQNMTYNGTVSAPLCTVIGDKVPAICMRGISKEMPWPGSRCGWIEVYNRHRDPMFATYVQSILNAKMLEVCSTTLPQTVLPRIKEHPMYPVHLKNRIKRYERYSNIAYDILKNVKGLLVNRTNGAFYMSAVFEEGLLNHHQTLPIGNDEVRETIERLVSGPNIQPDKRFVYYLLASTGICVVPLSSFATDLQGFRITLLEKEEEDFVQIFKTIANSIKRYINSSLECCPRCN, from the coding sequence ATGCGTACGGATATTTTGCACATCGGCGCGGGGGAGCTCAACTACGAGATCCGTAACATCGTCTGCGTCGGCGAGAAACTGCAGAAACTGGGTGTCCAGGTCAACTGGGAAAATATCGGCGACCCCATCGCCAAGGGCGAGCAGGTGCCGGACTGGATGAAGGAGATCGTGGCCGAGGCGGTGCGCGAGGACACCTCCTATGCCTACAGCCCGACCAAAGGCCTACTGTCGGCCAGGGAATACGTGGCCGCCTGCACTAACCGCATGGGCGGAGTGCAGATCGATGCCGACGACGTCATCTTCTTCAACGGCCTGGGCGACGCCATTTCCAAGGTGTTCGGTTTCCTCAAGCCCACCGCCCGGGTGATCGTGCCCACCCCGAGCTACACCACCCATTCCTCGGCCGAGGCCGCCCATGCCAGCGACCAGCCGGTGACCTATATCCTTGATCCCAACCATCTCTGGTATCCGGATCTGGAGGATATCGAAAACCACATCAAGTACAACCCGGCGGTGGCCGGCATCCTGGTGATCAACCCGGACAACCCCACCGGCGCGGTCTATCCGGCGGACGTGATGCGGGCCATTGTCGAGATCTGCGAGAAGAACGACCTGTTCATCATCTGCGACGAGATCTACCAGAACATGACCTACAACGGCACGGTGTCGGCGCCGCTGTGCACGGTGATCGGCGACAAGGTGCCGGCCATCTGCATGCGCGGCATCTCCAAGGAAATGCCCTGGCCGGGCAGCCGCTGCGGTTGGATCGAGGTCTATAACCGCCATCGCGACCCGATGTTCGCCACCTACGTGCAGTCGATTCTCAACGCCAAGATGCTTGAGGTCTGCTCGACCACCCTGCCGCAGACGGTGCTGCCGCGGATCAAGGAGCATCCGATGTATCCGGTTCACCTCAAGAACCGGATCAAGCGCTACGAGCGCTATTCCAATATCGCCTACGACATTCTCAAGAATGTCAAGGGGTTGCTGGTTAATCGCACCAACGGCGCCTTCTACATGAGCGCGGTATTCGAGGAGGGGTTGCTCAACCACCACCAGACCCTGCCGATCGGGAACGACGAGGTGCGGGAAACCATCGAACGGCTGGTTTCCGGGCCCAACATCCAGCCGGACAAACGTTTTGTCTATTATCTGCTCGCTTCCACCGGCATCTGCGTGGTGCCGCTCTCCTCGTTTGCCACCGATCTGCAAGGATTCCGCATCACCCTGCTGGAGAAGGAAGAGGAAGATTTTGTTCAGATATTCAAAACGATAGCCAACAGCATCAAACGCTACATCAATTCCTCCCTGGAGTGTTGCCCCCGTTGCAACTAG
- a CDS encoding sensor domain-containing protein: MQHCAPLLEAAYAASRFLLHERDLANLLQGLCDRLTAEGVSSAALLVLLDRDSGGVITAETGLGERFAPLLDRLRQGQLPDCGLRALQAANGQAVVCKSCTCELDCGSSAGGATLALSAAIRCTPSLSGFLTLQLTSAVPPTTVECRIVADLTDSISLALRQLFADEAARQREQELKRIEERYELALHASQAGLWDWNIRTGEMYTSPDHWELLDYQSSKDDGVQPQRFIHPEDRDRVLAVLNEHLTGKTEEYRIEYRVQEKDGEWTWFLDRGRVVERDDNNMPVRMTGTHQNITLQKHQDQAIALVQQQLHDAVNHERNFLQTVIDSAGDPVMVVDLNHTLLLINQAAARLVRDGGSIESLRGQKCYRLFCGMETPCQDLRYPCPVEQVKSNGQPAKLIHNPYHGNGVNNTFELEASPLRDGQGKLYGIIEVARDITDRLRIEKELRESQSHLYRLAHHDPLTGLPNRLLFRDRFAQAISKAERNRSGVAVLFLDLDRFKSINDTLGHDVGDALLVEVAARLQRQCRQSDTVARLGGDEFVFILEAIHDRKDASVVADKIMAALGVPVLAKGHELTITTSIGIALFPLDGATMEEVIKCADLALYAAKEIGRSNYQFYRKGMPPNGGRPRLSGQQFRRAMANGELRLEYGPRYDLHSGRLTGLRVLPRWHHPAMGVLLPHDFVPAAEECGVLDLLNEWLLGEVCAPLQAWGELGYPCPPMTIPLGSRQLLESGFLAALDRMLRQGRVTPAMLVIEVREPAVTEATARMIECLGRLGRLGLGCAVSDFGADRTSLARLQRLPLGSLTISDAVLADVPANPDSCILTSAIINLGHSLGMRVVGNGIDRQSQHDFLRRHGCDQAQGPFLSPPLRAEEVPSLLATAAQMGG, translated from the coding sequence ATGCAACACTGCGCACCCCTGCTGGAAGCCGCCTATGCCGCCAGCCGATTTCTTTTGCACGAGCGCGATTTGGCCAATCTTCTCCAGGGCCTCTGCGACCGGTTGACCGCCGAAGGGGTCAGCAGTGCCGCCTTGCTGGTGCTGCTCGATCGCGATTCCGGTGGGGTTATCACCGCCGAGACGGGGCTGGGCGAACGGTTTGCTCCGCTTCTGGACCGTCTCCGTCAGGGACAGTTGCCGGACTGCGGTCTGCGGGCCCTGCAGGCGGCGAACGGGCAAGCGGTGGTGTGTAAATCCTGCACCTGCGAGCTCGACTGCGGTTCGTCCGCCGGCGGCGCCACGCTGGCGTTGTCGGCCGCCATCCGCTGCACCCCCAGCCTTTCCGGATTTCTCACCCTGCAGCTGACCTCCGCTGTTCCGCCGACCACGGTTGAATGCCGGATCGTGGCCGATCTGACCGATTCAATCAGTCTGGCCTTGCGCCAGCTGTTCGCCGACGAGGCCGCCAGGCAGCGGGAACAGGAGCTGAAACGAATCGAGGAGCGCTACGAGTTGGCCCTGCACGCCTCCCAGGCGGGTCTGTGGGACTGGAACATCCGCACCGGCGAGATGTATACCAGCCCCGATCATTGGGAACTGCTCGACTACCAGTCGAGCAAGGACGATGGCGTCCAGCCGCAGCGCTTTATTCATCCCGAGGATCGGGACCGGGTGCTTGCCGTACTCAACGAGCATCTTACCGGCAAGACCGAGGAGTATCGGATCGAATACCGGGTTCAGGAAAAAGACGGCGAGTGGACCTGGTTTCTCGATCGCGGCCGGGTGGTGGAGCGGGACGACAACAACATGCCGGTGCGCATGACCGGCACCCATCAGAACATCACCCTGCAAAAACACCAGGATCAGGCCATCGCCCTGGTCCAGCAGCAATTGCACGACGCGGTCAATCACGAACGCAACTTTCTGCAAACGGTGATTGACAGTGCCGGCGATCCGGTCATGGTGGTCGATCTGAACCATACCCTGTTGCTGATCAATCAGGCGGCGGCGCGATTGGTCCGTGACGGCGGCAGCATCGAATCGCTGCGCGGGCAGAAGTGTTACCGCCTGTTTTGCGGGATGGAAACGCCGTGCCAAGACCTTCGCTATCCCTGTCCGGTGGAACAGGTCAAGAGCAACGGACAGCCGGCCAAGCTGATCCACAACCCCTATCACGGCAACGGCGTCAACAACACCTTCGAACTGGAGGCATCGCCGCTCCGGGACGGTCAGGGCAAGCTGTACGGGATCATCGAGGTGGCCCGCGACATCACCGACCGTCTGCGGATCGAAAAGGAACTGCGGGAGAGCCAGTCACATCTGTACCGGCTGGCCCACCACGATCCCCTCACCGGGCTGCCCAACCGGCTTCTGTTCCGCGACCGTTTTGCCCAGGCGATCAGCAAGGCGGAGCGCAACCGGAGCGGGGTGGCGGTTCTGTTTCTCGATCTTGACCGGTTCAAGAGCATCAACGACACCTTGGGTCACGATGTCGGCGACGCCCTGCTGGTGGAGGTGGCCGCCCGTCTGCAGCGCCAATGCCGCCAGTCGGATACAGTGGCCCGGCTGGGCGGCGACGAGTTTGTCTTCATCCTCGAAGCCATCCATGATCGCAAGGATGCGTCGGTGGTGGCCGACAAGATCATGGCCGCCCTCGGCGTTCCGGTCCTGGCCAAGGGCCATGAACTCACCATTACCACCAGCATCGGTATCGCGCTTTTTCCTTTGGACGGCGCCACCATGGAAGAGGTGATCAAATGTGCCGACCTGGCCTTGTATGCCGCCAAGGAGATCGGCCGTAGCAACTATCAGTTTTACCGCAAGGGCATGCCCCCCAACGGCGGGCGGCCGCGGTTGAGCGGCCAGCAGTTCCGCCGGGCCATGGCCAACGGCGAGCTGCGTCTTGAGTATGGGCCCCGCTACGATCTGCACAGCGGCCGATTGACGGGGCTGCGGGTCTTGCCGCGCTGGCATCATCCGGCCATGGGAGTGCTTTTGCCCCACGACTTTGTGCCGGCCGCCGAGGAGTGCGGCGTGTTGGATCTGCTGAACGAATGGCTGCTCGGCGAGGTTTGCGCCCCTCTACAGGCCTGGGGGGAGCTGGGATACCCGTGCCCGCCGATGACCATTCCGCTCGGCTCACGGCAACTGTTGGAAAGCGGTTTCCTCGCCGCCCTGGATCGGATGCTGCGGCAGGGCAGGGTAACGCCGGCGATGCTGGTGATCGAGGTTCGCGAACCAGCCGTGACCGAGGCCACCGCCCGGATGATCGAGTGTCTCGGGCGGCTCGGCCGGCTTGGGCTGGGCTGCGCGGTCAGTGATTTCGGGGCCGACCGGACTTCGCTGGCTCGCCTGCAGAGGCTGCCGCTGGGCAGCCTGACCATCAGCGATGCCGTATTGGCCGATGTGCCGGCCAACCCGGATAGCTGCATCTTGACCTCAGCCATCATCAACCTCGGTCATTCCCTGGGGATGCGGGTGGTTGGCAACGGGATCGATCGCCAGTCGCAGCACGATTTCCTGCGCCGGCATGGCTGCGATCAGGCCCAGGGACCGTTCCTGTCGCCCCCCCTACGGGCGGAAGAGGTGCCTTCTCTGCTGGCGACGGCCGCGCAAATGGGCGGTTGA
- a CDS encoding sigma-54-dependent transcriptional regulator, whose translation MGAQAKAKILVVDDERVHRFMLHSLFAEWGWDAEEADDGSTAVAAVERGPFDAILMDVRMTTMDGMEALKRIHALNPAIPVIIMTAFSSVDSAVAAIKQGAHDYLTKPLDFDRLRTTLEVAMGHRQRESQTMAVGQPFGDDGRIIGTSAPMQELWEMIVHVAPTEATVLINGESGTGKELVASALHHTSLRSKGPFVKVNCAALAETLLESELFGHERGAFTGADRRREGRFVQAQGGTLFLDEIGETSPGMQAKLLRVLQEHELQRVGGQETIKVDVRILCATNRDLEEEVAAGRFREDLYYRLNVVELWVPPLRERHGDIPLLANYFLQSFADKNGRMVSGITPECMDVLNRYPWPGNVRELEHSIERGVILMRGDYLDLAALPLAIQRWAGLNAPKEVEEPATLKEAERMLILKTLEETGGNRSEAARRLQITRKTLLNKLKSYNIS comes from the coding sequence GTGGGGGCACAGGCCAAAGCAAAAATTCTGGTGGTGGACGATGAACGGGTGCACCGTTTCATGCTCCATTCCTTGTTCGCCGAATGGGGGTGGGACGCCGAGGAGGCGGACGATGGGTCCACCGCCGTGGCCGCGGTCGAGCGGGGGCCCTTTGACGCCATCCTCATGGACGTGCGCATGACCACCATGGACGGCATGGAGGCCCTGAAGCGAATCCATGCCCTCAATCCGGCCATTCCGGTGATCATCATGACCGCCTTCTCCTCGGTCGATTCGGCCGTGGCGGCGATCAAGCAGGGCGCGCACGATTATCTGACCAAGCCGCTCGATTTCGATCGGCTGCGCACCACCCTGGAGGTGGCCATGGGCCATCGCCAGCGGGAAAGCCAGACCATGGCCGTGGGGCAGCCTTTCGGCGATGATGGCCGGATCATCGGCACATCGGCACCGATGCAGGAGCTGTGGGAAATGATCGTCCACGTGGCGCCCACCGAGGCCACGGTGTTGATCAACGGTGAATCGGGCACCGGCAAGGAACTGGTCGCCTCGGCCCTGCACCATACCAGTCTGCGCAGCAAGGGACCGTTCGTGAAGGTCAACTGCGCCGCCCTGGCCGAAACCCTGCTCGAATCCGAACTGTTCGGCCACGAACGCGGCGCCTTCACCGGTGCCGACCGCCGCCGCGAGGGCCGTTTTGTCCAAGCCCAGGGCGGCACGCTCTTTCTCGACGAAATCGGCGAAACCTCGCCCGGCATGCAGGCCAAGTTGCTGCGTGTGCTCCAGGAACACGAACTGCAGCGGGTCGGCGGCCAGGAAACGATCAAGGTCGATGTGCGCATCCTCTGCGCCACCAACCGCGACCTGGAGGAAGAGGTGGCGGCTGGCCGCTTCCGCGAGGACCTCTACTACCGCCTCAACGTGGTCGAGCTGTGGGTGCCCCCCCTGCGCGAGCGCCACGGCGACATTCCCCTGCTGGCCAATTATTTCCTCCAAAGCTTTGCCGACAAGAACGGCCGCATGGTCAGCGGCATCACCCCGGAGTGCATGGATGTGCTCAACCGCTATCCCTGGCCGGGCAACGTGCGCGAGTTGGAGCATTCGATCGAGCGCGGCGTGATCCTGATGCGCGGCGACTATCTCGATCTCGCGGCCCTGCCGCTGGCCATTCAACGCTGGGCCGGACTGAACGCCCCCAAGGAGGTGGAGGAGCCTGCGACCCTCAAGGAGGCCGAACGAATGCTCATCCTCAAGACCCTGGAAGAGACCGGCGGCAACCGCAGCGAGGCAGCCCGCCGTCTGCAGATAACCCGCAAGACGCTCTTGAACAAGCTAAAAAGTTATAATATAAGCTGA
- the dnaK gene encoding molecular chaperone DnaK, protein MGKIIGIDLGTTNSCVAIMEGGDPKVIENSEGNRTTPSIVAFSDSGERLVGQIAKRQAVTNPTKTLFAIKRLIGRKFSDPEVKKSIGVSPFAIVEGPGGDAVVEVGGKTYTAAEISAMILGKMKQTAEEYLGEPVTEAVVTVPAYFNDAQRQATKDAGKIAGLNVQRIINEPTAASLAYGLDKKGEEKIAVFDLGGGTFDVSILEIGDGVFEVKSTNGDTFLGGEDFDMRIVNWLADEFKRDQGVDLRNDKMALQRLKEEAEKAKKELSTAMETDINLPFITADATGPKHLNVKLSRAKLEALVEDLIDRCEGPCRTALKDAGLSPSDIDEVILVGGMTRMPKVQDKVKAIFGKDPHKGVNPDEVVAIGAAIQGGVLKGDVKDVLLLDVTPLSLGIETLGGVMTKLIEKNTTVPTKKSQVFSTAADNQPAVSIHVLQGEREMAQNNKTIGRFELADIPPAPRGVPQIEVTFDLDANGILHVSAKDLGTGKEQSIRITASSGLSEAEIERMKKDAELHAEEDKKRKELVEARNNADSMIHMTTKSLGELGDKVDAATKANVEKEIENVKKAMESEDAATIKNATDALTQASHKLAELMYAQAKGQQGAGPGDAGAGAAGAGGAGGKRKDDDDVVDADFEEVK, encoded by the coding sequence ATGGGAAAAATAATAGGAATTGATTTGGGCACCACCAACTCGTGCGTGGCCATCATGGAGGGCGGTGATCCCAAGGTCATTGAAAACAGCGAGGGCAACCGGACCACGCCTTCGATCGTTGCCTTTTCCGACAGCGGCGAGCGGCTGGTTGGCCAGATCGCCAAACGCCAGGCAGTCACCAATCCAACGAAAACACTGTTTGCCATCAAGCGCCTGATCGGTCGCAAGTTCAGTGACCCGGAAGTCAAGAAGTCGATCGGCGTCAGCCCCTTTGCGATCGTCGAAGGCCCTGGCGGCGACGCCGTCGTGGAAGTGGGCGGCAAGACCTATACCGCAGCCGAGATTTCGGCCATGATCCTCGGCAAAATGAAGCAGACCGCCGAGGAGTACCTGGGCGAGCCGGTCACCGAGGCGGTGGTCACGGTGCCGGCCTACTTCAACGACGCCCAGCGCCAGGCCACCAAGGACGCGGGCAAGATCGCCGGCCTCAACGTGCAGCGGATCATCAACGAGCCGACCGCCGCTTCCTTGGCCTACGGCCTGGATAAGAAGGGCGAGGAGAAGATCGCGGTCTTCGACCTCGGTGGCGGCACCTTTGACGTGTCCATCCTCGAGATCGGTGACGGCGTATTCGAGGTCAAGTCGACCAACGGCGACACCTTCCTCGGCGGTGAGGACTTCGATATGCGCATCGTCAATTGGCTGGCCGACGAGTTCAAGCGCGACCAGGGCGTGGATCTGCGCAACGACAAGATGGCCCTGCAACGGCTCAAGGAAGAGGCCGAAAAGGCCAAGAAAGAATTGTCCACGGCCATGGAGACCGACATCAACCTGCCGTTCATCACCGCCGACGCCACCGGGCCCAAGCATCTCAACGTCAAGTTGAGCCGGGCCAAATTGGAGGCGCTGGTCGAGGACCTGATTGATCGCTGTGAAGGCCCCTGCAGGACCGCGCTCAAGGATGCGGGGTTGAGTCCCTCGGACATTGACGAGGTCATTCTCGTGGGCGGCATGACCCGCATGCCCAAGGTGCAGGACAAGGTCAAGGCCATCTTCGGCAAGGACCCGCACAAGGGCGTCAACCCGGACGAGGTCGTGGCCATCGGCGCGGCCATCCAGGGCGGCGTGCTCAAGGGTGATGTCAAGGACGTGTTGTTGCTCGACGTCACTCCACTGTCGCTCGGCATCGAGACCCTGGGCGGGGTCATGACCAAGCTGATCGAGAAGAATACCACCGTGCCGACCAAGAAGAGCCAGGTATTCTCCACCGCGGCCGACAATCAGCCGGCGGTATCCATCCACGTGCTCCAGGGCGAGCGCGAAATGGCGCAGAACAACAAGACCATCGGCCGGTTCGAGTTGGCCGACATCCCGCCGGCCCCGCGGGGCGTGCCGCAGATCGAGGTCACCTTCGATCTCGATGCCAACGGCATCCTCCATGTATCCGCCAAGGATCTGGGCACGGGCAAGGAACAGTCGATCCGTATCACCGCCTCCTCGGGTCTGTCCGAGGCCGAGATTGAGCGGATGAAGAAAGATGCCGAGCTCCATGCCGAAGAGGACAAGAAGCGCAAGGAGCTGGTCGAGGCCCGCAACAACGCCGACTCCATGATCCACATGACCACCAAGAGCCTGGGTGAACTGGGCGACAAGGTGGATGCCGCCACCAAGGCCAACGTGGAGAAGGAGATCGAGAACGTGAAAAAGGCGATGGAGAGCGAGGATGCCGCCACTATCAAGAACGCCACCGATGCCCTGACCCAGGCCTCGCACAAGCTGGCCGAGCTGATGTATGCCCAGGCCAAGGGCCAGCAGGGCGCCGGCCCCGGTGATGCTGGAGCGGGCGCGGCCGGTGCCGGTGGCGCCGGCGGCAAGCGCAAGGACGACGACGATGTGGTCGACGCCGATTTCGAGGAAGTGAAGTAA
- a CDS encoding peptidylprolyl isomerase: protein MTRLPMLLLLSALLFCSGQPAFSAEEKTMKDGLYAKITTAKGDILLKLFYTKTPLTVINFVGLAEGTLHLGGSTKPTGTPFYNGLTFHRVIANFMIQGGCPLGTGTGGPGYTFPDEFDASLRHDGPGVLSMANAGPGTNGSQFFITHLATPHLDDKHTVFGRVVEGQEVVNKIDKGDAIKAITIIRVGKEAEAFKTDQAAFDAALKAIADREANARKAQQEKITKMIKEQWPKAVRSDSGLYSQVEQKGEGNPPPAGTVIKAHYTGRLLLGNRKFDSSYDRGEPIAFPVGTGRVIRGWDEALSQMTKGEKRTLIIPPELAYGERGAGGVIPPNAWLVFDVELVGF from the coding sequence ATGACCAGGCTGCCGATGCTGCTGCTCCTGTCCGCGCTGCTCTTTTGTTCCGGACAACCCGCATTTTCTGCCGAGGAAAAAACCATGAAAGACGGACTTTACGCCAAAATCACCACCGCCAAGGGCGACATCCTGCTCAAACTTTTTTACACCAAGACACCGTTGACGGTGATCAACTTCGTCGGCCTGGCCGAGGGCACCCTCCATCTCGGCGGCAGCACCAAGCCCACCGGCACCCCGTTTTACAACGGATTGACCTTTCACCGGGTGATTGCCAACTTCATGATTCAGGGTGGCTGCCCCTTGGGCACCGGCACCGGCGGCCCAGGATACACCTTCCCCGACGAATTCGATGCCAGCCTGCGCCACGACGGCCCCGGGGTGCTCTCCATGGCCAATGCCGGGCCGGGCACCAACGGCAGCCAGTTCTTCATCACCCATCTGGCCACCCCCCATCTGGACGACAAGCACACGGTGTTTGGCCGGGTGGTGGAAGGACAGGAGGTCGTCAACAAGATCGACAAGGGCGACGCCATCAAGGCGATCACCATCATCCGGGTCGGCAAGGAGGCCGAGGCTTTCAAGACCGACCAGGCGGCCTTTGACGCCGCTCTCAAGGCGATCGCGGATCGGGAGGCAAACGCCCGCAAGGCCCAGCAGGAAAAGATCACCAAGATGATCAAGGAGCAGTGGCCCAAGGCGGTCCGCTCCGATTCCGGCCTCTACTCCCAGGTCGAACAAAAAGGGGAAGGCAATCCACCGCCCGCTGGCACGGTGATCAAGGCGCACTACACCGGCCGCCTGCTGCTGGGCAACCGCAAGTTCGACAGTTCCTATGACCGGGGCGAACCCATCGCCTTTCCGGTGGGCACCGGCCGGGTCATCCGCGGCTGGGACGAGGCCCTGAGCCAGATGACCAAAGGGGAGAAGCGCACCCTGATCATTCCCCCGGAGCTGGCTTATGGCGAGCGGGGCGCGGGCGGGGTCATCCCACCCAACGCCTGGCTGGTCTTTGACGTCGAGCTGGTCGGTTTTTGA